A window from Salvia miltiorrhiza cultivar Shanhuang (shh) chromosome 2, IMPLAD_Smil_shh, whole genome shotgun sequence encodes these proteins:
- the LOC131013131 gene encoding PHD finger protein ALFIN-LIKE 4-like produces MAARLYPRSVEEVFKDFKGRRAALIKALTTDVEEFYQQCDPERENLCLYGHPHAEWEVNLPVEEVPPELPEPALGINFARDGMQEKDWLALIAVHSDSWLLSVAFYFGARFSIDKADRKRLFSMINELPTVFEVVTGAAKKLQKEKSPVSNSSSKSKSNSKPVKVSKPQPKDEEEELDEEEDDEHGETLCGACGDNYASDEFWICCDICEKWFHGKCVKITPAKAEQIKQYKCPSCSNKRPRP; encoded by the exons ATGGCGGCAAGGTTGTATCCTCGATCTGTTGAGGAAGTTTTTAAGGATTTCAAGGGTCGAAGAGCTGCACTTATTAAAGCCCTTACTACAG ATGTTGAGGAATTCTACCAGCAGTGTGATCCTG agagagagaatttatgCCTATATGGACATCCTCATGCGGAATGGGAGGTCAATTTGCCTGTTGAAGAAGTGCCGCCTGAACTCCCCGAGCCTGCTCTGGGCATCAACTTTGCTAGAGATGGGATGCAAGAAAAAGACTGGCTAGCTCTTATTGCTGTCCATAGTGACTCCTGGCTGCTTTCCGTTGCTTTCTATTTTGGTGCTAGATTTAGCATTGATAAAGCTGACAG GAAGCGGCTATTCAGCATGATCAATGAACTTCCTACTGTATTTGAAGTTGTGACGGGGGCAGCCAAAAAACTACAGAAAGAGAAATCTCCAGTCTCAAACAGCAGCAGCAAATCCAAGTCAAATTCTAAGCCG GTTAAAGTTTCAAAGCCACAGCCAAAAGACGAGGAGGAGGAACTGGACGAGGAAGAAGACGACGAACACGGAGAGACATTGTGTGGTGCCTGTGGAGATAACTATGCATCGGACGAGTTCTGGATATGCTGCGACATATGTGAGAAGTGGTTTCACGGCAAGTGCGTCAAGATTACTCCAGCTAAAGCCGAGCAAATCAAGCAGTACAAGTGTCCATCATGCAGCAACAAGAGACCTCGCCCTTGA
- the LOC131013130 gene encoding uncharacterized protein LOC131013130, whose translation MGKSKEKKNISLEGEEESANARMEKQLETLDVKIKAISENLERKTSPIIGYFPSGFDPLKNSEESDSKAGANCSVKVYKNPNSRNPKNPRMEVVVGVGGSAVNFVGTNYSGEARTPQLCNYALGVLDKDTGVLKLVPIAANKIFRLEPKVAGLEQPEIETPDADKEVDTNEEKNFRNVPPIYSTKKDIRKDEKREALRQTEDPGAQEGVGHKLEGIKVKMEALEAMASTANARNIPPHNLEANEAEMAYPLDRIILNGEWDYLQDIFEKVHAGSELAPDVYPSFVLNRVHTLQKTKDESNRRRMAGILSYITHLIHFKDRHSMDGVSSAKHHKLPSILSQKFSTMFGSNKDKRIPQDKLDLLISYVLVLSLFADDFRSDPSDIAKDLRMNTLMLRTHYEFLGCKFVRENMSLVAILPVPLEFQTNKKRKRRK comes from the exons ATGGGGAAatcaaaagagaagaagaaTATATCATTGGAAGGAGAAGAGGAGAGCGCAAATGCGAGAATGGAGAAGCAACTGGAAACTCTAGATGTCAAAATCAAGGCAATTAGCGAAAACCTAGAGAGGAAAACCTCACCAATAATCGGATATTTTCCGTCCGGATTTGACCCGTTGAAGAATTCGGAAGAATCGGACTCGAAAGCCGGAGCTAACTGTAGCGTGAAGGTCTACAAGAATCCAAACTCTCGAAACCCCAAAAACCCTAGAATGGAGGTTGTGGTGGGAGTGGGCGGGTCCGCCGTTAATTTTGTAGGAACGAACTATTCCGGCGAGGCGAGGACGCCGCAGCTCTGTAATTATGCTCTTGGGGTGTTGGATAAGGATACTGGAGTGCTGAAGTTGGTTCCTATTGCTGCTAATAAG ATATTCAGGTTGGAACCGAAAGTTGCTGGGCTGGAGCAGCCTGAAATTGAAACGCCAGATGCCGATAAGGAAGTTGATACCAATGAGGAGAAGAACTTCAGGAATGTCCCACCCATTTATTCAACTAAGAAAGATATCAGAAAG GATGAGAAACGTGAAGCCTTACGTCAGACAGAAGATCCGGGAGCGCAAGAAGGTGTGGGACATAAATTGGAGGGGATCAAGGTGAAAATGGAGGCACTTGAAGCAATGGCTTCAACTGCTAATGCTCGCAATATCCCTCCACATAATTTGGAAGCCAATGAGGCAGAGATGGCCTATCCACTCGACAGGATCATTCTAAATGGGGAGTGGGATTACCTTCAAGACATTTTCGAAAAGGTGCATGCTGGATCAGAATTGGCCCCTGATGTTTACCCAAGTTTTGTTCTCAATCGAGTTCATACACTGCAAAAAACCAAG GATGAGTCGAATAGAAGAAGGATGGCCGGCATCTTGTCATACATCACTCATCTCATCCATTTCAAGGACAGACACTCTATGGATGGTGTGTCGTCTGCAAAGCATCACAAACTGCCTAGCATCTTATCCCAGAAGTTCTCCACCATGTTTGGTTCCAATAAGGATAAACGGATTCCCCAAGATAAACTTGATCTTCTGATAAGCTACGTTCTGGTGCTCTCCCTCTTTGCTGACGATTTTCGCTCAGACCCTTCAGACATCGCCAAGGATCTCCGAATGAACACTCTGATGCTGAGAACTCACTACGAGTTCTTAGGCTGCAAGTTTGTGCGTGAAAACATGTCTCTGGTCGCGATCCTCCCCGTCCCACTGGAATTCCAGACAAACAAGAAGAGGAAAAGGCGAAAGTAG
- the LOC131013129 gene encoding protein phosphatase 2C 16-like, whose translation MMEEISPAAVAVPFSLGNPVCENPAISNHMEIARLKLVTETASLLSDPAFGWDAGFSCVKTETSEVDSMLDSTLVSENSQSGGSNVHDSEEDELILFGEGTNLIGSVELLPLDPTSNIAVPLVAASETSVPIAVEIEGVENGQLVAKVISVEEKGIPTGECSSGPAIRESVVSVKLPCERTPGKGGVKSVFELDCVPLWGSVSICGHRPEMEDALMVAPHFMKIPVKLFIGDHGSDGISQTLNQLTSHFFAVYDGHGGSQVANYCRDRIHWALVEELNECKVVEGSTRDTRQVQWEKIFTDCFLKVDDEVGGKSIEGNPQGDMEEDCIVEPLAPETVGSTAVVAVLSSSHIIVANCGDSRAVLYRGKEAIPLSVDHKPSREDEYARIEASGGKVISWNGHRVFGVLAMSRSIGDRYLKPWIIPEPEVMFVPRSREDDCLILASDGLWDVMSNEEVCEVAKKRILIWHKKNGTDPLADRGQGVDPAAQSAADYLCHLALQAGSKDNISVIVIDLKSKRKIKTKS comes from the exons ATGATGGAAGAGATATCTCCTGCAGCAGTCGCAGTTCCATTTAGTCTAGGCAATCCCGTGTGTGAGAATCCCGCGATTTCAAACCATATGGAGATTGCTCGACTCAAATTAGTGACGGAGACAGCATCGTTGCTGTCTGATCCAGCATTTGGCTGGGATGCTGGTTTTAGTTGTGTGAAAACTGAAACCAGTGAGGTGGATAGCATGCTAGACTCGACACTCGTTAGTGAGAATAGTCAGTCGGGCGGTAGTAATGTTCATGATAGTGAAGAGGATGAACTTATCTTGTTCGGGGAGGGCACTAACTTGATAGGTAGTGTAGAGTTGCTACCCCTAGATCCCACCTCAAATATAGCTGTGCCACTTGTTGCTGCTTCTGAAACGAGCGTGCCAATTGCTGTTGAGATTGAGGGTGTGGAGAATGGACAGCTTGTTGCAAAGGTGATCAGTGTGGAGGAGAAAGGCATACCAACGGGAGAATGTTCGAGTGGACCTGCAATTAGAGAATCTGTAGTTTCTGTTAAACTGCCCTGTGAGAGAACCCCCGGGAAAGGTGGTGTTAAGAGTGTCTTTGAGCTGGACTGTGTGCCGCTCTGGGGTTCAGTGTCGATATGTGGACACAGGCCCGAGATGGAAGATGCTCTTATGGTTGCACCACATTTCATGAAAATTCCGGTGAAGTTATTTATTGGTGACCATGGAAGCGATGGAATAAGTCAGACTTTGAATCAACTGACTTCTCATTTTTTTGCGGTTTATGATGGTCATGGTGGATCTCAG GTTGCGAATTATTGTCGTGATCGTATTCATTGGGCTTTGGTGGAGGAATTGAACGAATGTAAAGTGGTGGAAGGGAGCACTAGGGACACTAGGCAGGTGCAGTGGGAGAAGATTTTCACCGATTGCTTCCTAAAAGTCGATGATGAAGTTGGGGGCAAGTCAATAGAGGGCAACCCTCAAGGAGATATGGAAGAGGATTGCATTGTCGAACCTCTTGCCCCAGAAACCGTTGGATCTACTGCTGTCGTTGCAGTTTTGTCATCCTCCCATATTATAGTTGCGAATTGTGGAGATTCGAGGGCTGTACTCTATCGTGGTAAAGAAGCAATCCCGTTATCAGTTGATCACAAA CCAAGTCGGGAGGATGAATATGCTAGGATTGAGGCATCCGGAGGCAAGGTCATATCGTGGAACGGCCACCGCGTTTTTGGTGTTCTTGCAATGTCAAGGTCTATCG GCGACAGATACTTGAAGCCATGGATCATACCTGAGCCGGAGGTAATGTTCGTCCCTCGCAGCAGAGAAGACGACTGTCTCATCCTGGCCAGCGACGGGTTGTGGGATGTGATGTCGAACGAGGAAGTGTGTGAAGTGGCGAAGAAACGCATTCTGATCTGGCACAAGAAGAACGGGACAGACCCGCTGGCAGATCGAGGCCAAGGCGTCGACCCGGCCGCACAATCCGCGGCAGATTACCTCTGCCACCTGGCCCTGCAGGCGGGGAGCAAAGATAACATCTCTGTAATTGTGATAGACTTGAAGTCTAAGAGGAAGATCAAGACCAAATCTTGA